One window of Sphingobium sp. TKS genomic DNA carries:
- a CDS encoding type IV secretion system protein VirB3: protein MGEEREEIARNTLFLAVTRPALWAGIPIEAAVPILLVSAIVLIGTNNPIYALITAAVCYGLARIVVRQDVNAFRLIFLFFRTKAANRNRTFWGGSSYTPLPLKGIARKGFGRHG from the coding sequence TTGGGCGAGGAGAGAGAAGAAATAGCGCGCAACACGCTGTTCCTGGCAGTGACGCGCCCTGCCCTATGGGCCGGTATCCCAATTGAGGCCGCCGTGCCGATCCTGTTGGTTTCGGCGATCGTTCTCATCGGCACCAATAATCCGATCTATGCCCTCATCACGGCGGCTGTCTGCTATGGCCTCGCCCGCATCGTGGTGCGTCAGGATGTGAATGCCTTTCGGCTGATTTTCCTGTTCTTCCGCACCAAGGCGGCGAACCGCAACCGGACCTTCTGGGGCGGATCGAGCTACACCCCCCTTCCCCTCAAGGGCATCGCGCGCAAGGGCTTCGGCCGCCATGGCTAG
- a CDS encoding thermonuclease family protein, with protein MKLFPGLPNHQRVMLALMFGAVSVYALAQQKQQIGRIASLRLIDPAPRVIDGDTLEVAGSTVRTVGIDAPDDDLPQLKRLSAQTMAGLVQRDGGVECAASLFDVALRQEQQCRSPATSYGRLNLSCRLKKNGASLAATMVAQGYAVDYRRYSGGAYVKLMQQAARQRIGLWGQNYEGMRRLAVDRAALPPSCTS; from the coding sequence GTGAAGCTGTTTCCTGGGCTTCCCAACCATCAACGGGTCATGCTTGCGCTGATGTTTGGTGCGGTGTCGGTCTATGCCTTGGCACAGCAAAAGCAGCAGATCGGACGAATTGCGTCGCTGCGATTAATCGATCCAGCACCCCGAGTGATTGATGGTGATACGCTGGAGGTAGCGGGATCAACGGTTCGCACTGTTGGGATTGATGCGCCGGACGATGATCTTCCACAGCTCAAGCGGCTGTCAGCGCAGACGATGGCAGGTCTGGTTCAGCGCGATGGGGGCGTCGAGTGTGCAGCCAGCTTGTTTGATGTCGCGCTTCGCCAGGAACAGCAGTGTCGCAGCCCCGCAACCAGCTATGGTCGACTGAACCTCTCATGTCGCCTGAAGAAAAATGGGGCGAGCCTCGCAGCCACAATGGTCGCGCAGGGCTATGCCGTAGATTATCGGCGATATTCTGGCGGTGCCTATGTGAAGCTGATGCAGCAGGCGGCCCGGCAACGCATTGGTCTATGGGGCCAGAACTATGAAGGCATGCGCCGACTGGCGGTTGATCGAGCGGCGTTGCCGCCGTCTTGTACCTCATAG
- a CDS encoding DUF7146 domain-containing protein: protein MSGRNPDAVARDAERIVRQLGGKWQGDYAMCRCPAHADGDPSLSVRVGRKAVLFHCFAGCTSDAIVEALRTGQFAPPAGHDPGRRHEGGKADFNKLALSTWRFADPFIGSLAERYIRGRAIVPTGITARFDARCQFGGGEDKAFAPALIVPVEEDIGVVAIHRTFLQADGKGKAAITKPKRLLGNPGGGAVRWGGIPADGILRLAEGVEDAASVMNMLEPETFVWPVLGIERYQAITIPESIHKIIIYSQHGGEAERAIERAEPHLTDKGRQLDVKLPPHSGDWNDLLREIRSQ from the coding sequence GTGAGCGGTCGCAATCCCGACGCGGTGGCACGAGATGCCGAACGCATCGTCCGACAGCTTGGCGGCAAATGGCAGGGTGATTACGCCATGTGCCGCTGTCCCGCCCATGCCGATGGCGATCCCAGCCTGTCGGTCCGGGTCGGCCGCAAAGCGGTGCTCTTTCACTGCTTCGCCGGCTGCACCTCCGATGCCATTGTCGAAGCGCTGCGCACCGGCCAATTCGCTCCGCCGGCTGGCCATGATCCTGGCCGACGCCATGAGGGAGGGAAGGCCGACTTCAATAAGCTGGCGCTATCTACGTGGCGCTTTGCCGATCCCTTCATCGGCAGTCTCGCGGAACGGTATATCCGCGGTCGGGCGATCGTGCCGACGGGCATCACCGCCCGCTTTGATGCACGCTGTCAGTTTGGCGGCGGTGAGGACAAGGCTTTTGCGCCTGCTCTCATTGTTCCGGTTGAAGAAGATATCGGTGTGGTCGCCATCCACCGCACCTTTTTGCAGGCTGACGGGAAGGGCAAGGCTGCGATCACCAAGCCCAAGAGGTTGTTGGGAAACCCTGGTGGTGGCGCCGTACGATGGGGTGGAATTCCTGCCGATGGCATATTGCGGCTCGCAGAAGGGGTTGAGGACGCCGCGAGCGTCATGAACATGCTGGAGCCGGAAACCTTCGTGTGGCCGGTGTTGGGGATCGAACGATATCAGGCCATCACCATTCCCGAGAGCATCCACAAGATCATCATCTATAGCCAGCATGGCGGTGAGGCAGAGCGCGCCATTGAACGCGCGGAGCCGCATCTCACTGACAAGGGGCGGCAGCTCGATGTGAAGCTGCCGCCGCACTCTGGCGACTGGAATGACCTTTTGCGTGAGATCCGTTCGCAGTGA
- a CDS encoding TrbC/VirB2 family protein → MKLSAVSQIHPWPVRSSVQRYARGMSPLQRRVTSFAAIAAIVSIATLLSPDPAFAQSANLEGFANNVLSLLSNGLLRALAVIAVIIAGAGWLMGRVNTGGLVTVIIGIAIIFSAPWIVDQIAGSA, encoded by the coding sequence ATGAAATTGAGCGCAGTCTCGCAAATACACCCGTGGCCGGTACGATCGTCCGTCCAGCGCTATGCAAGGGGCATGTCACCACTGCAACGCAGGGTGACGTCATTTGCCGCCATAGCCGCTATCGTCAGCATTGCGACGCTCCTCTCTCCCGACCCCGCTTTTGCCCAATCTGCTAATCTGGAGGGCTTCGCCAATAATGTGCTCAGCCTACTCAGCAATGGCCTGCTGCGCGCCTTGGCGGTGATCGCGGTCATCATCGCGGGCGCGGGATGGCTAATGGGGCGGGTCAACACCGGTGGCCTTGTCACGGTGATCATCGGGATTGCGATCATCTTTTCCGCGCCGTGGATCGTGGATCAGATCGCAGGCTCCGCCTGA
- a CDS encoding lytic transglycosylase domain-containing protein, giving the protein MQFTTAAILGLAAQCASGVAPSTIAAVVHTESKGYQFALNVNGVARQPDRPTNAADAARIARSYIAKGYSVDLGLGQINSNNMNALGLTWVSVFDPCTNISAAGQVLAGNYHRVRDGRMPQEALRIALSMYNTGSQIRGFRNGYVHRVLSNAGVANGVTPVAYAAPISAAEGVKESQPPTTTLAELAAENMADAGPTPAASPPPAWDVFSRAAFEHARHAEIGGS; this is encoded by the coding sequence ATGCAGTTCACGACCGCCGCGATCCTGGGATTGGCAGCACAATGCGCAAGCGGCGTTGCCCCATCCACGATTGCAGCCGTGGTGCATACCGAAAGCAAAGGTTATCAGTTTGCCCTCAACGTCAACGGTGTGGCCCGGCAACCCGATCGCCCGACCAATGCGGCGGATGCGGCGCGCATCGCGCGCAGCTACATCGCCAAAGGCTATTCGGTTGATCTTGGCCTTGGGCAGATCAACTCCAACAATATGAATGCGCTCGGTCTTACATGGGTCAGCGTGTTCGATCCCTGCACCAATATCAGCGCGGCCGGACAGGTGCTTGCGGGCAATTACCATCGGGTCCGCGACGGCAGGATGCCCCAGGAGGCCCTGCGCATCGCTCTCTCGATGTACAATACCGGCAGCCAGATTCGCGGTTTTCGCAACGGCTATGTGCATCGTGTGCTGAGCAACGCTGGCGTCGCCAATGGTGTGACCCCTGTTGCCTATGCCGCGCCGATAAGCGCCGCAGAAGGCGTCAAGGAGAGCCAGCCCCCAACGACGACGCTGGCCGAGCTTGCCGCTGAAAATATGGCCGATGCCGGGCCGACACCGGCGGCATCACCACCGCCCGCCTGGGACGTCTTCTCCCGCGCGGCTTTCGAGCATGCCCGCCACGCGGAAATAGGAGGAAGCTGA
- a CDS encoding recombinase family protein — MAILGYARVSTDEQDTAAQLDALRAAGCAIIFEDKASGASRERPQLARAIGRAGEGDTLLVVRIDRLARSLSHLLEVVEMLRKKGAHFRSINDPIDTGSAQGMLMTQMLGAFAEFERALIRERTRAGLKAAVARGAKPDNPKMRARDTRAIADIRYGHRERYLNDLLDGRHRWLPTVERLRPHLPWKLVVRQLQAISPPVRSFSERTLVKACRTLVRAGHANPSILDKAGRLPPDTRVARLLADRVRTHPDATLRELATWLSRDLREPTARGGLSWAPEGVRREKERARALGLLE, encoded by the coding sequence TTGGCTATCTTGGGCTATGCGCGGGTTTCGACGGACGAGCAGGATACCGCTGCGCAACTCGATGCGCTGCGGGCGGCGGGGTGCGCCATCATCTTTGAAGACAAGGCCAGCGGCGCGAGCCGCGAGCGTCCGCAGCTGGCACGCGCCATCGGAAGGGCAGGGGAGGGCGACACGCTGCTGGTGGTCCGCATCGACCGCCTCGCGCGCTCGCTGTCGCATTTGCTGGAGGTCGTGGAGATGCTGAGGAAGAAGGGCGCCCATTTCCGGTCCATCAATGACCCGATCGACACCGGCAGCGCGCAAGGCATGTTGATGACCCAGATGCTGGGCGCGTTTGCGGAGTTCGAAAGGGCGCTCATCCGGGAGCGAACACGGGCGGGGCTGAAGGCCGCGGTCGCGCGGGGCGCCAAACCCGACAACCCCAAGATGCGCGCGCGCGACACGCGCGCCATCGCTGATATCCGCTATGGTCATCGGGAGCGCTATCTCAATGATTTGCTCGATGGGCGGCATCGATGGTTGCCGACGGTCGAGCGTCTGCGCCCGCATCTGCCGTGGAAGCTGGTGGTAAGGCAGTTGCAGGCAATCTCGCCACCAGTCCGCTCCTTCTCGGAACGGACGCTGGTCAAGGCCTGCCGCACTTTGGTGCGCGCTGGCCATGCAAACCCTTCCATTCTCGACAAAGCAGGGCGCTTGCCGCCCGATACCCGCGTCGCGCGGTTACTCGCGGACAGGGTTCGCACGCATCCCGATGCGACGTTGCGGGAACTCGCGACATGGCTTTCGCGCGATCTACGGGAACCCACGGCCCGCGGTGGTCTGTCATGGGCACCCGAAGGCGTGCGCCGCGAGAAGGAGCGGGCGCGCGCTCTTGGACTTCTCGAATGA